A single genomic interval of Deferribacter autotrophicus harbors:
- the cobK gene encoding precorrin-6A reductase: MFDKLLILGGTSDTHRFLNSLESDNFIITVATEYGYEQFSKKYGKDKVLLIKFDEASLEKFIKENKITKIIDTTHPYAKVITETALNVSKKLNIEYLSYVRDDDINVDYEKAIFFSNIKEVITFLKEKDFRRILFTIGSKMMKDFAFLKDKAYVRVLPFENSIYEVRKYGFDYDKIIAMQGPFSKDFNVALIKELKIDLLITKKSGKAGGFEEKIEACEETGIYCIVIDNE, encoded by the coding sequence ATGTTTGATAAATTACTGATTTTAGGTGGGACTTCTGATACTCATAGGTTTTTAAATTCATTAGAAAGTGATAATTTCATTATAACTGTGGCAACCGAATATGGATATGAGCAGTTTTCAAAAAAATATGGTAAAGATAAGGTATTGTTAATAAAATTTGATGAGGCAAGTTTAGAAAAGTTTATCAAAGAAAATAAAATTACTAAAATTATTGATACCACGCATCCTTACGCAAAAGTGATAACAGAAACAGCTTTGAATGTGTCAAAGAAGTTGAATATAGAGTATCTGTCGTATGTTAGAGATGATGATATTAATGTTGATTATGAAAAAGCTATATTTTTTAGTAATATTAAAGAAGTGATAACTTTTTTAAAAGAAAAGGATTTTAGGAGAATTTTATTTACAATTGGAAGTAAAATGATGAAAGATTTTGCATTTTTAAAAGATAAAGCTTATGTGCGTGTTTTACCTTTTGAAAATTCCATCTACGAAGTGAGAAAATATGGATTTGATTATGATAAAATTATTGCCATGCAGGGACCGTTTTCAAAGGATTTTAATGTGGCACTGATTAAAGAGCTTAAAATAGATCTTCTTATTACGAAAAAGAGTGGAAAGGCCGGTGGTTTTGAAGAGAAAATAGAGGCTTGCGAAGAAACCGGAATTTATTGTATTGTAATTGATAATGAATAA
- a CDS encoding sirohydrochlorin cobaltochelatase, translated as MRKFLVFMLLIFFSGVCMAGMGAKKEDKTAIVIASFGTTYPSGLKSIINILDIVREEFPNTELRVTFTSNIIRKKWQERSKNPKKWLEQGVPAEIINVKGIVATLGQLSDEGYKNIVIQPTHIFHGEEFSDVLEYARGLNSIKTIKERWKPFNKIVVGRPALGTYGDKYDYHEDIKEVVKALRPDIELARKYDAALVYMGHGNEYYSTGAYIETEEMFNEMYPDVKTFIGVVEGYPSLEIVLRKLKQSGKKKVVLKPFMVVAGDHASNDMAGDEPDSWKNILQREGYKVIPVIEGLGSNDAFARIFVEHLKDAARDGGIILK; from the coding sequence ATGAGAAAGTTTTTGGTTTTTATGTTATTAATTTTCTTTTCAGGAGTTTGTATGGCAGGTATGGGGGCAAAAAAAGAGGATAAAACAGCAATTGTAATTGCAAGTTTTGGTACCACTTATCCATCAGGACTTAAGTCTATTATCAATATCTTAGACATTGTAAGGGAAGAATTTCCAAATACCGAACTGAGAGTAACTTTTACGTCCAATATTATCAGAAAAAAATGGCAAGAAAGAAGTAAAAATCCTAAAAAGTGGCTAGAGCAGGGAGTGCCTGCAGAAATCATAAATGTAAAAGGAATTGTGGCAACATTGGGACAACTATCTGATGAAGGATATAAAAATATAGTTATTCAACCTACACACATATTCCATGGAGAAGAGTTTTCAGATGTTCTTGAATATGCAAGAGGGTTAAATTCCATTAAAACAATTAAAGAGAGATGGAAACCTTTTAATAAAATTGTAGTGGGTAGACCTGCTTTAGGTACTTATGGTGATAAGTATGATTATCATGAGGATATTAAAGAGGTTGTAAAAGCATTGAGACCGGATATCGAGCTTGCAAGAAAGTATGATGCCGCCCTTGTGTATATGGGGCATGGGAATGAATATTATTCCACAGGTGCATATATTGAAACAGAAGAGATGTTTAATGAGATGTATCCTGATGTGAAAACTTTTATTGGGGTTGTTGAAGGATATCCTTCTCTGGAGATTGTTCTTAGAAAATTGAAACAGAGTGGTAAAAAGAAGGTGGTTTTAAAGCCTTTTATGGTGGTGGCAGGTGATCATGCCAGCAATGATATGGCAGGAGACGAGCCTGATTCCTGGAAAAATATATTGCAGAGAGAAGGGTATAAAGTGATACCTGTTATTGAAGGGCTTGGTTCTAATGATGCCTTTGCAAGAATTTTTGTAGAGCATCTTAAAGATGCTGCAAGGGATGGTGGAATTATTCTTAAATGA
- the cobA gene encoding uroporphyrinogen-III C-methyltransferase, whose protein sequence is MRKLVIVGAGVGKDLITVKGLEKLKEADVILYDRLVDEKILQDLNCKKIFVGKTPYKPSCSQCQINSLIEKYLMEDKTVLRIKSGDASIYSRSLEEIDVARGCEAAIEIIPGVTTVSHLVAKIETALTARDVSSGVIFITGHKKEGELEQAYNWKALVDLNMSIVVYMGVKNFLTILKKLVENGLKETTPVAIGEKLEYPDEKILISTVGDVLKGGFKISYPSIMLIGEVVGYSNRFLKEMRRKGEVCNKCKEGFMP, encoded by the coding sequence ATGAGAAAATTGGTAATTGTAGGAGCGGGAGTAGGCAAAGATTTAATTACGGTAAAGGGGTTAGAGAAGCTAAAAGAAGCTGATGTTATTTTATATGATAGACTTGTGGATGAGAAGATTCTGCAAGATTTGAATTGTAAAAAGATTTTTGTGGGTAAAACTCCATATAAACCGAGCTGTAGTCAATGTCAGATTAATAGTTTGATTGAAAAGTATCTGATGGAAGATAAAACCGTTTTACGTATAAAAAGTGGTGATGCGTCCATATATTCAAGAAGCCTTGAAGAGATTGATGTGGCAAGGGGGTGTGAGGCTGCTATTGAGATCATTCCTGGAGTAACTACTGTTTCTCATCTGGTAGCAAAAATTGAGACTGCTCTTACTGCAAGAGATGTTTCATCTGGAGTGATTTTTATCACAGGACATAAAAAAGAGGGGGAGCTTGAGCAGGCTTACAACTGGAAGGCGTTGGTGGATTTAAACATGAGTATTGTGGTATATATGGGGGTAAAAAACTTTTTGACTATATTGAAAAAACTTGTTGAAAACGGATTGAAAGAAACTACCCCTGTTGCCATAGGTGAGAAACTTGAATATCCCGATGAGAAGATTTTAATTTCCACAGTGGGTGATGTTTTAAAGGGTGGGTTCAAAATAAGCTATCCCTCCATAATGCTTATTGGAGAAGTAGTAGGTTATTCCAACCGGTTTTTAAAAGAAATGAGGCGAAAAGGTGAGGTGTGTAACAAATGCAAAGAAGGATTTATGCCCTAG
- a CDS encoding ammonium transporter, with translation MKRIFFSIIFILSYSILFGADDAIDAKQVQTNLDWLWTLIAAFLVFFMQLGFAMVETGFTRAKNAVNIIMKNLMDFSMGVLGFFAVGFALMFGKSYGGLIGTEGFFLLNWGPGDNWTLAFFLFQAMFCATAATIVSGAIAERANFKAYLIFSFLMSAIVYPIFGSWAWGSLFHGNGWLEKLGFIDFAGSTVVHSIGGWAALAGAIVLGPRVGKYSADGKIRAIPGHNIPLATIGVFILWFGWYGFNVGSETAADAALPLIALNTTLAPAASSITALVVTYNRYKKFDAGMALNGVLSGLVGITAGCANVTPFAAILIGVVSGVVVVYSVLFFEKIKVDDPVGAISVHGVCGAWGTIAAGLFNYNFEQRAWEPVFLSQIIGVVVAFIWGFVISFILFKVIDKINKFRVSEEEEFLGLDLYEHGIKAYPEFPISHIK, from the coding sequence ATGAAAAGAATATTTTTCTCAATAATTTTTATACTATCTTATAGCATTTTGTTTGGTGCAGATGATGCTATAGATGCAAAGCAAGTACAGACAAATCTTGACTGGTTGTGGACTTTAATTGCTGCATTTCTTGTATTCTTTATGCAGCTTGGATTTGCGATGGTAGAAACAGGTTTTACCAGAGCTAAAAATGCTGTGAATATTATTATGAAAAACCTAATGGATTTTTCTATGGGAGTTTTAGGATTTTTTGCCGTTGGATTTGCTTTAATGTTTGGTAAAAGTTATGGTGGCTTGATTGGTACAGAAGGTTTTTTCCTGCTAAACTGGGGTCCTGGCGATAACTGGACACTAGCATTCTTTTTGTTTCAAGCAATGTTTTGTGCTACAGCTGCAACGATAGTTTCTGGAGCAATTGCAGAAAGAGCGAATTTTAAAGCATATCTTATTTTTAGTTTTCTTATGTCGGCGATAGTTTATCCTATTTTTGGTAGCTGGGCATGGGGTAGTCTATTCCATGGTAATGGGTGGCTTGAGAAATTAGGATTTATAGATTTTGCTGGTTCCACTGTAGTTCACTCGATAGGTGGTTGGGCAGCCCTTGCAGGAGCCATTGTTTTAGGACCAAGAGTTGGAAAATATTCAGCAGATGGTAAAATCAGAGCTATTCCAGGGCACAATATACCACTTGCTACTATTGGAGTTTTTATCCTTTGGTTTGGATGGTATGGCTTTAATGTGGGTAGTGAAACTGCTGCTGATGCCGCTTTACCATTAATTGCTCTTAATACAACACTAGCACCTGCAGCTAGCTCCATTACAGCGCTGGTGGTTACGTATAACAGGTATAAAAAATTTGATGCAGGTATGGCTTTAAACGGTGTTTTGTCTGGACTTGTTGGGATAACAGCTGGTTGTGCCAATGTGACTCCATTTGCTGCCATTTTGATAGGGGTTGTTTCAGGGGTTGTTGTTGTATATTCAGTACTCTTTTTTGAAAAAATCAAGGTTGATGATCCTGTGGGTGCTATATCTGTACATGGCGTCTGCGGAGCTTGGGGGACAATCGCAGCCGGACTGTTTAATTATAACTTTGAACAAAGAGCATGGGAGCCGGTATTTCTATCTCAAATTATAGGGGTTGTGGTGGCTTTTATATGGGGTTTTGTAATAAGCTTTATACTTTTTAAAGTGATAGATAAAATAAACAAATTTAGAGTATCAGAAGAAGAAGAATTTCTAGGACTTGATTTATATGAGCATGGAATAAAGGCATATCCGGAATTTCCTATAAGTCATATAAAATAA
- a CDS encoding precorrin-8X methylmutase, with protein MKKGEMIEKESFDIIEQNVDLSNFSEEEKVVVKRVIHASGDFEFAKLIYFSKEWLTDFKNILGKKPSVICDVNMVKSGITEKYLRVSGLKTYCFISDDEVIRRAKELNKTRAEISMEYAFDRFENIIFVIGNAPTALLKVIEMSKDRDDKAVFVVGMPVGFVKAAESKKMLAESPIPCITNFGTKGGSGIAAAAFNALIKVCYHV; from the coding sequence ATGAAAAAAGGGGAAATGATTGAGAAGGAGAGTTTTGATATTATAGAACAGAATGTGGATCTTTCAAATTTTAGTGAAGAAGAGAAAGTGGTAGTAAAAAGAGTTATACATGCTTCTGGAGACTTTGAGTTTGCAAAATTGATATATTTTTCAAAAGAGTGGTTAACAGATTTTAAAAATATTCTGGGAAAAAAGCCTTCTGTGATTTGTGATGTGAATATGGTAAAATCAGGTATTACGGAAAAGTATCTAAGAGTTAGCGGACTGAAAACTTATTGCTTTATTTCTGATGACGAAGTTATTAGGAGAGCTAAGGAGCTTAATAAAACTCGGGCTGAGATTTCAATGGAATATGCCTTTGATAGGTTTGAGAATATAATTTTTGTAATCGGCAATGCTCCTACCGCTTTGTTGAAAGTAATTGAGATGAGCAAAGATAGAGATGATAAAGCTGTATTTGTGGTCGGTATGCCTGTGGGGTTTGTAAAAGCTGCAGAATCTAAAAAAATGCTTGCAGAATCTCCTATTCCTTGCATTACAAATTTCGGGACAAAGGGTGGTAGCGGTATTGCCGCTGCTGCATTCAACGCTTTGATAAAGGTATGCTATCATGTTTGA
- the cobI gene encoding precorrin-2 C(20)-methyltransferase, whose translation MQRRIYALGLGPGDSEYISVKGVNVLKSCDLVVVPQSDKTGRSVAKEIVKQYVSDEKIFMYFFPMNNDKELLDRRYSELAEKIEQFLNEGKKVCYVTIGDLSIYSTFNYLYEKLKEKEIKVEKIAGIPSFIAAANRIDENIVIKGESFCVVEMERDGRMLEKVVSLFDTVIVMKVHKRLKFLIEFVRENKMVEKAYLVERCTLDGERVFDLLTDEVPENAGYLSTAILYRRKG comes from the coding sequence ATGCAAAGAAGGATTTATGCCCTAGGATTGGGGCCTGGGGATTCCGAATACATCAGTGTCAAAGGGGTAAATGTTTTAAAATCATGCGATTTGGTGGTGGTGCCACAATCGGATAAAACGGGTAGAAGTGTTGCAAAGGAGATTGTGAAGCAATACGTAAGTGATGAAAAGATTTTTATGTATTTCTTTCCGATGAATAATGATAAAGAGCTCCTTGATAGAAGATATTCTGAATTGGCTGAAAAGATAGAGCAGTTTTTGAATGAGGGCAAAAAAGTATGTTATGTGACAATCGGTGATTTATCCATTTACAGTACTTTTAATTATCTTTATGAAAAGCTGAAAGAAAAAGAGATTAAAGTTGAAAAAATAGCAGGCATTCCTTCTTTTATTGCAGCGGCAAACAGGATAGATGAGAATATAGTGATTAAAGGGGAGTCTTTTTGCGTTGTTGAGATGGAGAGAGATGGCAGGATGCTGGAAAAAGTTGTGAGTCTTTTTGATACAGTGATTGTTATGAAGGTGCATAAGAGATTGAAATTTTTAATAGAGTTTGTACGAGAAAATAAAATGGTGGAAAAAGCTTATCTTGTGGAGCGATGTACTTTGGATGGTGAAAGGGTTTTTGATCTTTTAACTGATGAGGTTCCTGAAAATGCTGGATATTTATCCACAGCTATTTTGTACAGGAGAAAAGGATGA
- a CDS encoding radical SAM protein: MIVADFEPVSLNDFPGRIATVVFIHGCNLLCRFCYNRELVLKNFAYVDKTKEFFKFLKENGIKSVAITGGEPLFHPNIFEFLYELKGDGIETKLDTNGFSSKKLKIALDEKLLDYVAVDVKGFSDEEIKYITRCNLKFRYFADTYRLLKKYGVPFELRITVWRDFQKETLKNFFMLIDSNDKVVLQKPIVDKPLLDKRFESQLKRIDFERNVEVFMSYFPKTKVRNIL; encoded by the coding sequence ATGATTGTGGCAGATTTCGAACCTGTCTCACTAAATGATTTCCCAGGTAGAATTGCAACCGTGGTATTTATCCACGGATGCAATCTGTTGTGTAGATTTTGTTATAATAGAGAGTTGGTATTAAAAAATTTTGCATATGTGGATAAAACGAAAGAATTTTTTAAATTTCTCAAAGAGAACGGTATCAAAAGTGTGGCTATAACGGGGGGAGAGCCACTGTTTCACCCAAATATTTTTGAGTTTTTATACGAGCTAAAGGGAGATGGAATAGAAACAAAACTTGATACAAACGGCTTTTCGTCAAAAAAATTAAAAATAGCCCTGGACGAAAAGCTGTTGGATTATGTGGCTGTGGATGTTAAGGGTTTTTCGGATGAAGAGATAAAATATATTACAAGATGTAATTTAAAATTCAGGTATTTTGCTGATACTTACAGATTGCTGAAAAAATATGGTGTACCGTTTGAATTGAGAATAACTGTCTGGAGAGATTTTCAGAAGGAAACTTTGAAGAATTTTTTTATGCTGATTGACAGTAATGATAAGGTGGTCTTACAAAAGCCCATTGTTGATAAACCTTTACTTGATAAAAGGTTTGAGTCTCAATTAAAAAGAATTGATTTCGAAAGGAACGTGGAAGTTTTTATGTCTTATTTTCCAAAAACAAAGGTGAGAAATATTTTGTGA
- a CDS encoding ABC transporter ATP-binding protein: MNVIDVKNLNFVQGEFYLKIKHLEIKKGEKVALLGENGAGKSTFFNLISGIYDNYEGEIDINGKNIKDYSSLELAKAISYLPQFSEIIFGFSVFETVLFGRYPKTGGNYGKKDYELTEQWLEKLELKDLRNRKFRELSGGEKRRVMLARVFNQDSDVVVLDEPFSMIDVKFIKTIRGLLDELDKTVICSVHDINQVRGVCDRVVFLKKGEIAKSLKMDEVTREVLSEIFEVDFNNINGYFLAV, translated from the coding sequence ATGAATGTTATTGATGTTAAGAATTTGAATTTTGTACAAGGTGAATTTTATCTTAAAATTAAGCACTTGGAGATTAAAAAGGGTGAAAAAGTGGCTTTACTTGGTGAAAACGGAGCGGGTAAAAGTACATTTTTTAATCTTATTTCAGGTATTTATGATAATTACGAAGGTGAAATTGATATAAACGGTAAAAATATTAAAGATTATTCCAGTTTGGAGCTTGCAAAAGCGATTTCCTATTTACCTCAGTTTTCAGAGATAATTTTCGGATTTAGTGTATTTGAGACGGTTTTATTTGGGAGATATCCGAAAACAGGGGGGAATTACGGCAAAAAAGATTATGAATTGACGGAGCAATGGTTAGAAAAGCTAGAATTGAAAGATTTGAGAAATAGAAAGTTTAGAGAACTTTCGGGTGGGGAAAAGAGAAGAGTAATGCTGGCAAGGGTTTTTAATCAGGATAGTGATGTGGTTGTTCTCGATGAGCCTTTTTCAATGATTGATGTCAAGTTTATTAAAACTATCAGGGGATTACTTGATGAATTGGATAAGACAGTAATTTGTTCTGTCCATGACATAAATCAGGTGAGGGGCGTTTGCGATAGAGTGGTGTTTTTGAAAAAAGGTGAAATAGCCAAATCTTTGAAGATGGATGAAGTAACCAGGGAGGTCTTGAGTGAGATTTTTGAAGTCGATTTTAATAATATTAACGGTTATTTTCTGGCTGTGTAA
- a CDS encoding FecCD family ABC transporter permease produces the protein MRRTLVTLFLTVVIVIFALTNGAVKLNDMNLNLMLNIRLPRVLMAFLVGAMLAQSGSLLQLLLRNPLADGFTTGISSAAALGAVTAIALGFNFFFIPFVSLFFAIVGLMIVFKVGSSDKSFHFTTIILAGIVLNIICSSFISFLKYYFDESIGTVVFWLMGGFYGVTYSKITILAFVTIVLFFLSYKSAYKLNILAFDDLTANSLGVNVKGMRKKFFVVAAMLTAVAVSFSGIIGFVGLIVPHIVRGIFGGDMKTNILYSTLFGANFLLFADTISRIIIPSGAELPVGVVTSFLGGLFFIFLLKYKLKRVWY, from the coding sequence ATGAGAAGAACATTGGTTACTCTGTTTTTGACAGTTGTAATTGTTATTTTTGCTCTTACAAATGGGGCTGTTAAGCTTAATGATATGAATCTTAATTTAATGTTAAATATAAGATTGCCGAGAGTTTTAATGGCATTTTTGGTGGGAGCCATGCTTGCGCAAAGCGGTTCCCTCTTGCAACTATTATTGAGAAATCCTCTTGCCGACGGATTTACTACAGGTATTTCATCGGCTGCAGCATTGGGTGCAGTTACAGCCATAGCGTTAGGATTTAACTTTTTTTTTATCCCTTTTGTTTCTCTTTTTTTTGCTATTGTAGGTTTAATGATTGTTTTTAAGGTGGGTAGCAGTGACAAATCTTTTCATTTTACCACAATTATTCTGGCAGGGATTGTGTTGAATATCATATGTTCTTCATTTATCAGCTTTTTGAAATACTATTTTGATGAATCTATTGGTACAGTGGTTTTCTGGTTGATGGGTGGTTTTTACGGTGTAACATATTCTAAAATAACTATTCTAGCTTTTGTTACGATTGTTCTTTTCTTTTTGAGCTATAAAAGTGCTTATAAATTGAATATTCTTGCTTTTGACGACCTTACGGCAAATTCCCTTGGGGTAAATGTGAAAGGGATGAGAAAAAAGTTTTTTGTAGTTGCAGCCATGTTGACTGCAGTGGCAGTTAGTTTTAGCGGTATCATAGGTTTTGTGGGATTAATTGTACCTCATATTGTAAGAGGTATTTTCGGTGGAGATATGAAAACCAATATTTTGTATTCCACGCTGTTTGGAGCAAATTTTCTGCTTTTTGCAGATACAATTAGCAGGATAATTATTCCTTCAGGTGCCGAATTGCCTGTGGGGGTGGTGACTTCATTTCTTGGCGGACTTTTTTTCATATTTCTACTCAAATATAAATTGAAGCGGGTTTGGTACTAG
- a CDS encoding P-II family nitrogen regulator produces MKLVKAVIKPFKLDDVKEALVNLGVKGMTIYEVKGFGRQKGHFELYRGAEYEVEFVPKVVVEVVVTDDMEEQVVEQIMQSAHTGKIGDGKIFVMDVSKCVRIRTGEINERCL; encoded by the coding sequence ATGAAACTTGTTAAAGCTGTTATTAAGCCATTTAAACTTGATGACGTTAAAGAAGCACTTGTTAATCTTGGTGTTAAAGGGATGACAATTTATGAGGTCAAAGGTTTTGGGAGACAGAAGGGGCATTTTGAGCTTTACAGAGGAGCAGAATACGAGGTGGAGTTTGTGCCAAAGGTAGTAGTGGAAGTGGTGGTGACTGACGATATGGAAGAACAGGTTGTTGAACAGATAATGCAGTCAGCTCATACAGGGAAAATTGGTGATGGAAAGATATTTGTTATGGATGTTTCAAAGTGTGTGAGAATTAGAACCGGTGAGATTAATGAAAGGTGTTTATAG
- a CDS encoding ribonucleoside triphosphate reductase: MIEKVVKRDGRIVPFDYERIANAIFKAAKAVGGEDRNIANRLAIEVSKIVEEKYGNIGVATVEEIQDIVEKVLIENGHAKTAKAYILYRKKRSDMRELKNAMDDAFDLIDEYIGNADWRVKENSNTTYSLQGLNNYISSTITAKYWLNKIYPEEIKVAHENGDFHIHDLGMLSVYCCGWDLRDLLLKGFKGVEGKIESAPPKHFRSALGQIVNFFYTLQGEAAGAQAFANFDTLLAPFVYYDKLSYKDVKQCIQEFVFNLNIPTRVGFQTPFTNLTFDLKVPSIYENEAVVVGGELKDKTYAEFQKEMDMINKAFIEVMCEGDAKGRIFTFPIPTYNITKDFDWDSEIITELMKMTGKYGIPYFANFVNSDMSPDDARSMCCRLRLDNRELRKRGGGLFGANPLTGSIGVVTINLPRIGYLATNEDDYFKRLSVLLELARESLKIKRKTLENLTEKGLYPYAKFYLAEIKERFGQYWKNHFNTIGIVGMNESLQNFIGVDIVHEEGVEFAIKVLNFINEKISEFQMEDDMLYNLEATPAESTSYRLAKIDKSNFPDIVTSGKEKPYYTNSTQLPVNYKLDMFTALKHQDRLQTLYTGGTVFHLFLGESVEDPDSLKQLVKKIASQFRLPYFTITPTFSVCPIHGYISGRHFECPKCKEEKMYEIMSEIERLKSLLEN, from the coding sequence GTGATAGAAAAAGTTGTAAAGCGTGACGGTCGTATTGTGCCTTTTGACTATGAAAGGATTGCAAATGCCATTTTTAAGGCTGCAAAGGCGGTTGGTGGTGAAGATAGAAATATAGCCAACAGACTAGCTATCGAAGTTTCAAAGATTGTGGAGGAAAAATATGGAAATATAGGCGTGGCCACTGTGGAAGAAATCCAGGATATCGTGGAAAAAGTGCTAATTGAAAATGGTCATGCCAAAACGGCAAAAGCTTATATTTTATATCGTAAGAAAAGATCGGATATGCGAGAATTAAAAAATGCAATGGATGATGCCTTTGATTTAATAGATGAGTATATTGGAAATGCCGATTGGCGAGTAAAAGAGAATAGTAATACGACGTATTCATTACAGGGGTTGAATAATTACATCTCATCTACAATTACTGCAAAATATTGGCTCAATAAAATTTATCCGGAAGAGATAAAAGTAGCTCACGAAAATGGTGATTTTCATATTCATGATCTAGGAATGCTTTCGGTTTATTGCTGTGGTTGGGATTTGAGAGATTTGTTGTTGAAAGGATTTAAAGGTGTGGAAGGGAAGATTGAAAGCGCACCTCCAAAGCATTTTAGAAGTGCTCTTGGGCAAATTGTAAACTTTTTTTACACTTTGCAGGGGGAAGCTGCAGGTGCCCAGGCCTTTGCAAATTTTGATACGCTTCTAGCCCCATTTGTATATTATGATAAGCTGAGTTACAAAGACGTGAAGCAGTGTATTCAGGAGTTTGTATTTAATCTTAATATTCCAACAAGGGTAGGATTTCAAACCCCTTTTACCAATCTGACTTTTGACTTAAAAGTGCCATCAATATATGAGAATGAAGCAGTGGTAGTGGGGGGAGAATTAAAAGATAAGACATATGCCGAATTTCAAAAAGAGATGGATATGATCAACAAAGCGTTTATCGAGGTGATGTGTGAAGGGGATGCTAAGGGGAGAATTTTTACCTTTCCAATTCCTACTTATAATATCACAAAAGATTTTGACTGGGATAGCGAAATCATTACAGAACTGATGAAAATGACAGGGAAGTACGGTATCCCTTATTTTGCAAATTTTGTAAATAGCGATATGAGTCCAGATGATGCTAGAAGTATGTGTTGTAGGCTTCGACTTGATAACAGAGAGTTGAGAAAAAGAGGAGGTGGATTGTTCGGTGCAAACCCGCTAACAGGCTCCATTGGGGTTGTGACCATAAATCTTCCAAGAATTGGGTATCTTGCTACAAATGAGGATGATTACTTCAAAAGACTAAGCGTGCTGCTTGAGCTAGCTAGAGAAAGTTTGAAGATTAAGAGAAAAACTTTAGAGAATTTAACTGAAAAGGGGCTTTACCCCTATGCAAAATTTTATCTTGCAGAAATCAAAGAAAGGTTTGGTCAGTACTGGAAAAATCATTTTAATACCATTGGAATTGTGGGGATGAATGAATCTTTGCAGAATTTTATTGGTGTGGATATTGTTCATGAAGAAGGGGTGGAGTTTGCCATTAAGGTATTAAATTTTATAAATGAAAAGATTTCGGAATTTCAAATGGAAGATGATATGCTTTACAATCTAGAAGCAACACCAGCTGAAAGTACAAGTTATCGTCTTGCTAAAATTGATAAAAGCAATTTTCCAGATATTGTGACAAGTGGTAAGGAGAAACCTTATTATACAAATTCCACACAATTACCCGTGAACTATAAACTGGATATGTTTACAGCTTTAAAACATCAGGACAGATTACAAACACTTTATACCGGTGGAACGGTATTTCATCTTTTTTTAGGTGAGTCTGTGGAAGATCCTGATTCTTTGAAACAGCTTGTTAAAAAGATAGCTTCTCAGTTCAGGTTACCTTATTTTACGATAACTCCGACATTTTCAGTATGTCCGATACACGGGTATATATCCGGAAGACATTTTGAATGTCCTAAATGTAAAGAGGAAAAAATGTATGAAATAATGAGTGAAATAGAAAGATTAAAGTCATTACTGGAGAACTGA
- a CDS encoding ABC transporter substrate-binding protein, which produces MRFLKSILIILTVIFWLCKYSFAYDRVVILSPAAVDIFSKLGLDDSIVGVTRHIKEFKKARKVGSHIKPNIEIIASLNPDLIVYSNEKYFPKLLKSKVDAKFYRYDPRTVEEIFEKILEISKMMDVPQKGVRLVDDLKVKLKKVKKLRKIPKVVYEVMYVPYMVAGEKNIVSDVIRKAGGINLVKINRKLVRYSLEKVLALNPDIYIYQVGPMNKKAVAPEKRLEFKSLKSKFVEVDELLFSRGNSHTIDAILQLNEIFYRWSNE; this is translated from the coding sequence GTGAGATTTTTGAAGTCGATTTTAATAATATTAACGGTTATTTTCTGGCTGTGTAAATACAGTTTTGCCTATGATAGAGTTGTCATTTTGTCTCCGGCTGCTGTTGATATCTTTTCAAAACTCGGATTGGATGACAGTATAGTCGGAGTTACGAGACATATAAAAGAGTTTAAAAAAGCGAGGAAAGTTGGATCTCATATAAAACCTAATATTGAGATTATTGCATCATTAAATCCTGATTTGATAGTCTATTCCAATGAAAAATATTTTCCAAAGCTGCTCAAATCAAAAGTAGATGCAAAATTTTATAGATATGATCCAAGAACCGTGGAAGAGATTTTTGAAAAAATTCTGGAGATTTCAAAGATGATGGATGTACCCCAAAAAGGGGTACGGCTAGTTGATGACCTTAAAGTGAAATTGAAGAAGGTTAAAAAGTTAAGAAAAATACCGAAGGTTGTTTATGAAGTTATGTATGTGCCATATATGGTGGCAGGTGAAAAGAATATTGTCTCGGATGTGATCAGGAAAGCAGGTGGTATCAATCTTGTAAAAATTAATAGAAAACTTGTGAGGTATTCTTTAGAGAAGGTGTTGGCTTTAAATCCAGATATATACATATATCAAGTTGGACCTATGAATAAAAAGGCTGTGGCACCTGAAAAAAGGTTGGAGTTTAAAAGTTTGAAATCCAAATTTGTGGAAGTGGATGAGCTCCTTTTTTCTAGGGGGAACAGCCACACTATAGATGCCATTTTGCAGTTAAACGAAATTTTTTATAGATGGAGTAATGAATGA